GGTTAGGTGttagcatttgaatttaaattgaaacGGCAcacttcaatttaaattcaactCAATTTCacacaacaaaaattaaacccaAATTGAATTCAACTAAACAAGGTAGAttaaaatccaaaaatctaAATATATTCACACTAACAATTAATCttctaaatttaatttgaaattTAATTACTAAAAATTTTGGAAGGGTAAAATTCAGACTTAAATGGATCTTGCTACAGCAtcaccaaaaaaaattaaaccccacattttttgaatttttaacaTTTCAAAAAAATCTGAGATATTACAGCCACGGGACAGCGAGGCGTAGGGGGACACCACGGCAGCGATGAGCCGACGATCCATCAGGGGCAGCGTGCACGGTTGATGCTTTCCTGTCCATGAATTAGTGCTACTTGTGTATTTATAGATTTCAAAATAGTATCTAATTCTACATGTTATCCTTGCTTTAGTGCTACATTTTATCAGATTGTACCTTGTCATATTCAGCTGTAATATAATCACTGATACATTGTCATTCTCCTCACTAAACAGTTTGAATGATTATATTGTAAAAAATAATCTGTATTCTTAACTTGCATTGGGTTGCCATTCTGTGATAATAAAGCCACCAGTATTCATTTTTTAGCACTTTTATTTATCTGAGTTAACACTGTTGGCTTTGAGATGACAAAACATAGCAGGCCACCTTTCTCCTACATTTCCCTCTTAATATGTAGCTAGTTAGTCTAAACATTTTTTAAGAATACTGTGATAGGTTTGCTCTCTATTGTTTGTGCTTTCCTCCTTTAGCATTGCAGCACTATATTAAGTTTGCAGCTTATTCATTTTTTGTTGTGTTTCTCTTGTCAGGGAAAGAACTAGATGCAGCAGCATGGCTGGCAATTCTTTTTCCTCATAACCTTCTTTGTCATAACCACACACAAGAATGCATGCATATGCATacatgaattcaaataaaactgcACAGGCTTCCTTTCAAGAATTGTTCTTATGCTcctgcactactacaaaaacgttgatttgtcccggttgggaaaccgctgttgtcccggtttcccaaccgggaacgcctgtccgggacaaaagggggtgcccttttgtcccgggtgtggcaaccgggacaaaagaggaccttttgtcccggttggtaacaccaaccgggacaaaaggtgcagcaaACTTTGTTTTTTTAAGTTCTGTAACCATTTGCACTAGTTGTCCAAAAAGAATGATCTGGGTGCCTTGTTTAGAAATATTCAATTATATAGGTTTTCCTAGATAAAAGCTCCATTGTTAGCATGAAACATGATAACTGGTTCATGCATACTCTCTAATTTTTTAGAAGTTTGTCACAAGTATGCATTGCTATTTTCAACAAACACCATACTCGTTTCTCCGGCATGTGCTCGATCGTTTCCGAACCGAGCCCTTTATCATCAGCACCAACCGGACCTGTACTTGCTCCAGCAGTGCCTAGCTCGTGGCTCCAACATGagctggccggccggcttaCTGCTAGCTGGTGCTGGATGGATATGGCTCACAAGTATGGGATAGCTAGGGTGCTAGCTGCAACGAACTGCAAGTCTGCACCCATCGTTGTCAACCTTTTCCCGTGTTCCTGATCCCGTTCTTACGCAAGGTAGTATCCTTGTCATGGTCATCTCTCTCCGTCTCTAAATTAATACTGCAATAATCCATCTGTCGACGACGGATCAGCGACAAAATCCAGCATTAAACTCACGCCAAACGAACATTGATCCATCTGTTATTATGGAGTGTGAACGATGGACTAACAAGTGCTAGCTAGCCTCTTATGAGTATATATGCAGATGCAGATGCCAGTCCTCCAGCTCTCTCCCGTCTGCCTCTGCCTCCGGTATAgtatctatccggactcccatcCTGTGTCCCGGCCGGCTGTTTCTTTCATTGATCCTTCATCGATCATCAGAGATCAGATCAGTGTGTGCGTAGGCTTGTAGTAGAACTGACAAGCAAGTTCCTCCATCGATCTCTCCACCCTCGCTCCTGGTACGTGTCATCATTCCTAGCTAGCCATCGTGTATGGTGATGACGAGGGCTCTTGTTCCTGtggcggtgatggcggcgcTTCTGGCGGTGGCCGCCGTGATGatggaggcggccgcggcggcgacgtacACGGTTGGCGCGCCGGACGGGCTGTGGGACATGCAGACCGACTACGCCCAGTGGGTCAAGACCAAGACCTTCCACCCCGGCGACAAGATCAGTGAGCTAGTCACGAGCTCTTCTAGCTCTCTTTTTCCCCCTTTTGCTCTACACTAGTAGTAGTACCTCTCCTCCGTACGTCCATACGCAGAAGAGaagagataaaaaaaaagttctCGGTTTTGCAGCGTTCACGTACTCGCCGGAGCTGCACGACGTGGTGGAGGTGACGGAGGCGGGGTACGCCGCCTGCTCCAGCGCCAACAACATCTCCGCCTTCCGCACCGGCAACGACGTCGTGGCGCTCGCCGCCGTTGGCACGCGCTACTTCCTCTGCGGCCTCACGGGCCACTGCGACAACGGCATGAAGATCCGCGTCGACGTCGTCTCCTCCGCGCCTggtcccgccgccgcggggccggcgtccgccgccgcaccgcccttGGCCCGCCGGTGGGTGCCGGCTTCCGCCGGGATCGCTGCCGCCACGTTGCTGCTGCCGCGCGCTGTCGTCGCGCGGCGGCTTTGGTAGCTACGTGTTAGAGGCGTCGTCTTAATCTTGTACTACTActattactattttttttagtATTTGTTGTTGTGTTGTGTGGATTTGTAGTTTTGTTTCAGCTGC
The Panicum virgatum strain AP13 chromosome 6N, P.virgatum_v5, whole genome shotgun sequence genome window above contains:
- the LOC120677658 gene encoding stellacyanin-like codes for the protein MVMTRALVPVAVMAALLAVAAVMMEAAAAATYTVGAPDGLWDMQTDYAQWVKTKTFHPGDKITFTYSPELHDVVEVTEAGYAACSSANNISAFRTGNDVVALAAVGTRYFLCGLTGHCDNGMKIRVDVVSSAPGPAAAGPASAAAPPLARRWVPASAGIAAATLLLPRAVVARRLW